One part of the Trichomycterus rosablanca isolate fTriRos1 chromosome 25, fTriRos1.hap1, whole genome shotgun sequence genome encodes these proteins:
- the LOC134302810 gene encoding uncharacterized protein LOC134302810, producing the protein MATVKQLIIFSVVLSVKASSDVYKLVNSSVRLDTQDKNVQFDLFKWMFKQGNTILKYDSESKSIRKYNAYKDRVEFNTETLSLTLKNLQKTDSGLYEAKAESNQEKIVANYTLYVLDPVKEPELTSVYQQSSDSCNVTCLGLTLSINSSFDKKTCEESETLTDGVSYTLSLCVNGSHVICNHSNPVSSKVFSAEIIQLCPREPESISKYSTYSAYKLAHKMQSLGNPDYILKSFHYSQCVDFFFYPVGY; encoded by the exons ATGGCGACTGTGAAGCAGCTAATCATTTTCTCAGTTGTGCTCTCAGTTAAAG CATCCAGTGATGTGTACAAGCTGGTCAACAGTTCTGTTCGACTGGACACACAAGATAAAAACGTTCAGTTTGATCTATTCAAGTGGATGTTTAAGCAGGGGAACACTATTCTGAAATACGACAGTGAGAGTAAATCCATAAGGAAATATAATGCTTATAAAGACCGGGTGGAGTTCAATACTGAAACACTGAGTTTAACACTGAAGAACCTACAGAAGACTGATAGTGGACTGTATGAAGCAAAAGCTGAAAGTAACCAGGAGAAAATTGTGGCTAATTACACACTGTATGTTTTGG ATCCAGTGAAGGAACCAGAACTTACTTCTGTTTACCAGCAGAGCAGTGACTCCTGTAATGTGACCTGTTTAGGTCTCACACTCTCAATCAACTCAAGCTTTGACAAGAAAACCTGTGAGGAGAGTGAGACATTAACTGATGGTGTCTCCTATACACTTTCTCTCTGTGTTAATGGCAGCCATGTGATCTGTAATCATAGTAACCCAGTCAGCTCAAAAGTGTTTTCGGCGGAGATAATTCAACTCTGCCCTCGTGAGCCTGAATCCATAAGTaagtacagtacatacagtgcATATAAACTGGCTCATAAAATGCAGAGTTTAGGCAACCCTGACtacattttaaaatcatttcaTTATAGTCAGTGTGTGGACTTCTTTTTTTATCCTGTGGGTTActag
- the LOC134302734 gene encoding uncharacterized protein LOC134302734 produces the protein MATVKQIIIFSFLLSVKASSDVYKLVNSEVQLDTQDKNVQFDQFRWMFKSDNILRYDSESGFIKKYETYKDRVEFNTETQRLTLKNLQKTIYRSGPYIAKAESNQDNIVARYTLYVLDPVKKPELTYQRSSDSCNVTCLGLTLSINFDKKICEESETLTENVSYTLSLCVNGNQVICNHSNPASSKVTSKEINQLCPREPKSKSEAITTTGSVCLLKICILWVWFSWCLQ, from the exons ATGGCAACTGTGAAGCAGATaatcattttctcctttttactCTCAGTTAAAG CATCCAGTGATGTGTACAAGCTGGTTAACAGTGAAGTTCAACTGGACACACAAGATAAAAATGTTCAGTTTGATCAATTCAGGTGGATGTTTAAGAGTGACAATATTCTGAGATACGACAGTGAAAGTGGATTCATAAAGAAATATGAAACTTATAAAGACCGGGTGGAGTTTAATACTGAAACACAGAGATTAACACTGAAGAACTTACAGAAGACCATATATAGAAGTGGACCATATATAGCAAAAGCTGAAAGTAACCAGGATAATATTGTGGCTCGTTACACACTGTATGTTTTGG ATCCAGTGAAGAAACCAGAACTTACTTATCAGCGGAGCAGTGACTCCTGTAATGTGACCTGTTTAGGTCTCACACTCTCAATCAACTTTGACAAGAAAATCTGTGAGGAGAGTGAGACATTAACTGAAAATGTCTCCTATACACTTTCTCTCTGTGTTAATGGCAATCAAGTCATCTGTAATCATAGCAACCCAGCCAGCTCAAAAGTGACTTCGAAGGAGATAAATCAACTCTGCCCTCGTGAGCCTAAATCCAAAA GTGAAGCTATCACTACTACAGGATCTGTTTGCCTGCTGAAGATCTGTATTCTGTGGGTCTGGTTCTCATGGTGTCTGCAGTGA